One Apodemus sylvaticus chromosome 14, mApoSyl1.1, whole genome shotgun sequence DNA window includes the following coding sequences:
- the LOC127664605 gene encoding nuclear ubiquitous casein and cyclin-dependent kinase substrate 1-like, protein MKISPAVPITQSGLKADDPGALGASSRGRDMARGPGQLGGPRPDTVIMPKRGKQFKFRAHDACSGRVTVADYANSDPAVVRSGRVKKAVANAVQQEVKSLCGLEVSQVPAEEALSGVGEPCDILDSNDEMDAQEESTQERSGSRKKKSKRHKEDSEDEIDDHKNVHQQRQAASKAASKQREMLLEDVGSEEEPEEDDEAPFQEKDSGSDEDFLMEDDDDSDYGSSKKKNKKMVKKSKPERKEKKMPKPRLKATVTPSPEKGKGKVGRPTASKTSKEKTPSPKEEDEEAESPPEKKTSASPPREKSGDEGSEDEAASGED, encoded by the coding sequence ATGAAAATAAGTCCTGCAGTTCCCATTACACAGAGTGGCTTAAAAGCAGATGACCCGGGGGCTCTGGGAGCCAGCTCTCGGGGCAGAGACATGGCCCGGGGCCCCGGCCAGCTAGGCGGGCCTCGTCCGGACACAGTCATCATGCCCAAGAGAGGAAAGCAGTTCAAGTTCCGGGCCCACGACGCCTGCTCGGGCCGAGTGACCGTGGCGGACTATGCCAACTCGGATCCGGCGGTGGTCAGGTCTGGTCGGGTCAAGAAAGCCGTGGCCAACGCTGTTCAACAAGAAGTAAAATCTCTTTGTGGCTTGGAAGTGTCCCAGGTTCCTGCGGAGGAGGCTCTCTCCGGGGTGGGTGAGCCCTGTGACATCCTGGACAGCAATGATGAGATGGACGCCCAGGAGGAAAGCACTCAGGAAAGATCAGgctccagaaaaaagaaaagcaagagacacaaagaagacagtgaagatgaaATAGATGATCATAAAAATGTACACCAGCAACGGCAGGCAGCATCTAAAGCAGCTTCTAAGCAGAGAGAGATGCTCTTGGAAGATGTTGGCAGTGAGGAAGAGCCAGAAGAAGATGATGAGGCGCCATTCCAGGAGAAAGATTCTGGCAGCGATGAAGATTTCCTAATGGAAGACGACGATGATAGTGATTATGGcagttcaaaaaagaaaaacaaaaagatggttAAGAAGTCCAaacctgagagaaaagaaaagaaaatgcccaaaCCCAGACTAAAGGCTACAGTGACACCGAGTCCAGAGAAAGGCAAAGGGAAAGTGGGTCGCCCCACAGCATCAAAGACATCGAAGGAGAAAACTCCTTCTCCcaaagaagaggatgaggaagcagAAAGCCCTCCAGAAAAGAAGACGTCTGCGAGCCCCCCACGCGAGAAGTCTGGGGACGAAGGCTCTGAAGATGAAGCCGCTTCCGGGGAAGATTAA